One stretch of Thermanaerosceptrum fracticalcis DNA includes these proteins:
- a CDS encoding PRK06851 family protein: MSKGKVKKVFPGNNTSVGFYSFYDYIIKPDAKRIFVIKGGPGVGKSTMMKNIGETLVEKGFDVEFHCCSSDNGSLDGVVIPALNVALIDGTAPHIVDPKNPGAVDEIVHLGDYWNEEKMVKAKEEIIRCNKRVGRLFKIAYSYLKEAKVAHDELASYYEEATNWGAVNKLIWEVNAKLFAGVTPQFAKTAEIRRLFASANTPGGAVHYIDTILRDAKQLYMLKGEPGTGMEKLLDAVLEEGVRLGLNCEAYHCPFDPSKLELLYYPKFRKAVLRLTERLAFDPNSLPDLQVQEVFDFNEFVNPDVVKIYAEEIADAKARIAANFQRAWKKIKEAKAVHDDMEKYYIPAMDFAAIDKKKEEILHRILALAAVAAK, from the coding sequence ATGTCAAAAGGAAAAGTGAAAAAGGTTTTTCCAGGCAACAATACTTCAGTAGGTTTTTATTCCTTCTATGACTACATCATTAAACCCGATGCCAAGCGAATTTTTGTGATTAAAGGAGGTCCTGGAGTAGGCAAGTCTACGATGATGAAAAACATCGGGGAGACTTTGGTGGAAAAGGGGTTTGATGTGGAATTTCATTGCTGTTCATCAGACAACGGTTCCCTGGATGGTGTGGTAATTCCTGCCTTAAATGTAGCTTTAATCGATGGCACTGCACCCCACATCGTTGACCCCAAAAACCCGGGAGCCGTTGACGAAATTGTCCATCTGGGTGACTACTGGAACGAAGAGAAAATGGTTAAGGCTAAGGAGGAAATTATTCGCTGCAACAAACGGGTGGGAAGATTATTTAAAATTGCCTACAGCTATCTGAAAGAAGCCAAGGTAGCCCATGACGAGTTAGCCAGTTACTATGAAGAAGCGACAAACTGGGGAGCAGTTAATAAACTAATTTGGGAAGTAAATGCCAAGCTTTTTGCCGGTGTTACACCCCAGTTTGCCAAAACTGCTGAGATACGGAGGCTTTTTGCCAGTGCCAATACTCCCGGTGGTGCCGTTCATTATATCGACACAATTTTAAGAGATGCAAAACAGCTGTATATGTTGAAAGGTGAGCCAGGTACGGGAATGGAGAAACTTCTGGATGCCGTACTGGAAGAAGGGGTCCGTTTAGGCCTGAATTGTGAGGCCTATCATTGTCCCTTTGATCCCAGTAAACTGGAACTCCTCTATTACCCAAAGTTCCGGAAAGCTGTTCTGCGTTTAACGGAGCGGTTGGCATTTGACCCTAACTCCTTACCTGATCTGCAGGTGCAGGAAGTCTTTGATTTTAATGAATTTGTAAATCCTGATGTGGTTAAGATCTATGCCGAGGAGATTGCTGACGCCAAAGCAAGAATAGCGGCCAATTTCCAGCGGGCCTGGAAGAAAATAAAAGAGGCCAAAGCTGTCCACGATGATATGGAGAAATATTATATTCCGGCTATGGACTTTGCTGCCATCGACAAGAAAAAAGAAGAAATACTGCACCGTATCCTGGCACTGGCAGCAGTTGCCGCCAAGTGA